GCCTGGCCAGCTCCACCCCGTCCTTGATGTGAGAAATAAGGATCAGGCTGGACATGGATGGCGCCAGTTTCTCATGTTTATTATGCCCGGAAACCTGGTTTTCCACGAAATAAAGGGGTTTTTTCAACTTCCCGATGTCATGGTAATGGGCGCTGGCTTTGGCCAGAAGAGGATTGGCCCCGATAGTCTCCGCCGCCGCTTCGACCATGACCCCAACGATAATAGAGTGATGGTATGTCCCCGGAGCCTGAACCATCAAGTCTCTGAGGATAGGGCGGTCCAGATTAGCCAGTTCCATGAGCTTGATGTCCGTGGTGTAACGGAAAATCATCTCAATAAGGGGGGTCAGGCCGGTGACGATAATGCCGGCTAAAAGCCCATTCAGCAGCCCTGCCCCCATATCAATCAGCATTTGGGATGATAGAGAAGTTTCATTATATAAACTCAGACCGAGCAGGATCCCGGCGTTAACCAGGCCGACCAGGATTCCTGACTGGACAATCGCCCCGCGTTCATGAACGCGGCCCACCGAGGCCAGCCCCACGATTGCCCCGACAAGATAATAAAAGGACAGAACAAAGCTGCCTGATAAAAGCCCGGTTAATGTGGAGATGGCAATGGCATAAAGAACGGCTAAAAACGGCCGCAGAAAAATGGCCGCCACCATTCCTCCGGCCGCCAGCGGCATCAGGTAAAGGAGCGTATTCTCTCCGAGTCCGACACCTCCCCTGACCAGAGCCGTACCAACCATGGAAGCCGCTTCGGCCAGGACCAGACTGACCGCCAGAAGGAAGGTCAGAAAAATAAGGTCTTTGTCCTTCAGGCGTGTCCCGGTGAAGCTCTTGAAGCTGGCAGTATAGATCACAGCTAAAAAGATCAGGGCTAGAAGGAAAACACCGCCAAGGCGGAAAAACCCGTCAAACTCGGCGCTGGCGCGGGAAAGGGCCTTAAGCTTCTGTCTGGCCAGTAAATCAACCCTCTCTCCTTCGCGGATGATCATCTCGCCGCGCTTGACCTGGAAAAAGACCGGCGCGGCCTCACGAACCGCTTCCAGTCGGCGTTTCGCTGTTTCCGCCTGGTTCGGCCTCATATTGGGCTGGAGAATCGAGCGGGCTAAGGCAACCATGGCCTTGATCTGGCCGGGCTTGAAATCATCCCGGTACAGAAGAGCCCGGGCCATAACCATTTGCTGAGCCTGTCTTAAGCTCAGGAAGGAACTCAGACTTGAATACGTCTTTTCCCGCTTCGAGAAAATATGACGGACGATGACCCCTTTATCTTCCGGGGCCGCAAGCAGGTCCTGGTCAGCCACAATGCCTCGCTCCAGAAGTTCAGTCACCAATTGGATAACAGCCTTTTCAGACTGAAGAGAGAATTTTATCTGGGAAAAGGAGTTAAAGGCTTTACTTTTAGGGTCCAAGCCAAAGGCGGCATTGAATCGCTTTTTAAACAGACTCAATGTCTGGGCATCAGGCTTGGCCGTAATGTCACCGGGCGCCGGAGGGGCATCCGCAGAAAAGGACTGGTAGAGGTAACGACCCTGGGTAAAGACGCTGCTTACCAGTTCACGAGCACGGGAAGCGGCCTGATCATCCAAATCGAAGATCGGTAAGGAATTACGACTGACCGCCGCTCTTTTGGCCACGGTCGAGGCCTGATCCAGAATCATCAGGTCCTGATCGGCCTTGATGTCCCGGTCGGCGACGTCTCCGACTTGCATCTCTATCTCTCGCGGAGAAAGCCCCGGGAAGGCCAGGAGGGCTAAAAACAGCGCCAGTAAAAGCATGAGGCAGAGGCGCAGCAGGACCGGGTTGACCAGAGGCCCTTGCTTAGCTTTGTTCCGCCGGGCGGTTCCCTTGATCTGGAGGCCCGGGACATGCAGCAGGAGACGGCTCACCTTTCCCTCCCTCTCAACCGCTGCGTGATTATTCTTTTTCAGCCTGTCCTTTCCTGACGGTCTGGGGGCTGTTTTATTCAAAGTTATCATAAGCCTTGATTATATCTCTAACGAGGCGATGCCTGACCACGTCCTTTTCGGAAAAATATATAAAGGCGATACCTCCGATACCAGATAGAATCTGAGCGGCCTCGATGAGTCCGGAGGCCTTGCCTTCGGGCAGGTCTATCTGGGTTATATCTCCGGTAATGACCGCTTTTGAGGTAAAACCGAGGCGGGTCAGGAACATCTTCATCTGTTCACTGGTCGTATTCTGCGCCTCGTCGAGGATGACAAATGAATCGTTCAAGGTGCGGCCTCGCATGAAGGCCAGCGGCGCCACCTCGATCGCTCCTTTGGAAATAAGGCGCGAGGCCTGTTCAAAGTCCATCATGTCGTGCAGGGCATCGTAAAGCGGTCTCAGGTAGGGATTAACCTTCTCGTAAAGGTCACCTGGCAGGAAGCCCAGCTTTTCGCCCGCCTCCACCGCGGGCCTGGCCAGGATGATGCGGTGAATAGAGCCCGCGGTCAGCTCCGCCACAGCCATGGCCATGGCAAGGTAGGTCTTACCTGTGCCGGCCGGGCCGATACCGAAGACGATGTCCTGCTTCCGAATAGCCTCGGTGTAATGTTTTTGAGTCAGGCTCTTGGGGGTGATGACGCTTTTGTTGACCGCGATAAAGACGGTGTCCAGAAATATCTCCTTCAGGCTGACTTTCTCCCCGCTCATCAGGATGCGGACAGCGTAATCCACGTCCTGAGGGTAGAGCGGGTAGCCGTCCTTGAGCAGTTCGTAGAGTTCACTTAGAATTCTGCGCGCCAGGCCGACCTCAATCGGGTCGCCCTCCAGGTACACCGTGCTTCCCCGGGTGTGAATCTTAAGGCCGACCTCAGCCTCTATAAACTTGAGGTGCTTTTCATGTTCACCAAATAAAGCCCTGGCCAGAAGCGTATCCGGGAAAGTAAGTTTATCGGGAGGATCGGTGGGGCCTTCACTCATGTGTAAATTCAACGTTAAACACCTTCGCCCAGGATCTGGATCAAGACGCGCCGTTCTCGCGGGCGGTTATCAAAATCAAGCAGCACGATCTGCTGCCAGGTACCGAGGGCCAAACTTCCTTCAGTCACGGGGATGGATAATGAAGGCTTGAGCAAGGCGGCCCGAACATGGGAATACCCGTTCCCATCACCCCAGCGCAGGTCATGCTCGTAATCCATGCCTTCAGGAGCCAGCCGCTCAATGGTCCGGGCCAGGTCGTTGAGAACGCCGCTTTCGTACTCAATGGTCGTTACAGAAGCTGTCGAACCCGGAACAAAGACCACCAGAATCCCGCTGGTTATCTCACTTTCGGCCAGTTTCTCCTGAACCTGACCGGTCAAATCAATAATGTCGGTCCGGGCTGAGGTTTTTAAAAGCAGTTCATAACTTTTGGCCTGCATCTTCGCCAACCACCTCTATAGGCGGTCTCTTTAGCACATTCTTCTGTCCAAGTGCAAGCCCATTCTTTCACCGCCAAAAAAGCGCTCTGGACCTATGTTTCGAGTTTGCCAGGCCCGGGTCGAAACATCTTGACGGGCCGTCTGGATCTGGTTATTATCAAATAACCTCTCCTCGGCAGGCAGATAAAAATGAACGGCATTGACATCGCCATTCTGGTCATCCTTTGTTTCTTTTTTCTCAAAGGTCTCATTCGAGGGTTTATTAAAGAAATTTTTACCATCGTGGGCCTTCTGATCGCCTTTTTTCTGGCTATCCTGTATTATCCTCAGACAGCCGACTTGCTCGAACAATTTTTCCAAAACCTCTCTTACCGGAACCTCCTGGTCTTAAGCTTCCTTTCCCTCTTCCTGGCCGTTTATATTATCATTATAGTCCTGGCTTTAATCCTGGACAGGTTCGTCAAAGTCACAATGGCAAAACCCATCAACATCCTGCTCGGCGGAGTGGTGGGCTTTGCCAAAGGCATCATCCTGGCCTCTCTTTTATTACTCGTTGTATCCGGCTTTATCGAATCAAATTCAACCATCCTGCGCGAATCTCTGACACGGCCCTACCTTCGCTTCGTTACGACTAGCATGCTAAAACTGATTCCAGCCGACCTGGAAAAGTATTTGGATCTTGAGAAAAAGAAGCTGCCTCAGAAGCTGGAAGGCGATCTTATTGATCTTACCAAATCGAAAGGCGGCCTGAAATTACCAAAAAAGGTACCAGCCCGGCGTCCTTAAAGAATTGAACCAGAGAAACATGACTAGCGCCATGCCTCCCCTGAAACGGATCAGCAGGATCCTTGAGAGCCTTCTCGATCCGAAGCAGGGGTGTCCCTGGGACAGGGAACAAACACCAGCTACACTGAAATCGTACCTGCTCGAAGAAACTTATGAGCTCCTGGCCGCGATTGAGCAAGGAGACATTCCGGCTATCAAAGAGGAACTGGGAGACTGTCTCTTTCTGCTTGCTTTTATGAGCCGTCTTTATGAGGCCGCGGAACAGTTTGATCTGGAGGAGGTCCTGAATGCGGCGGCCGATAAGATCGTTCAGCGTCACCCGCATGTTTTTGGCGAAGCCGAGACCCTGAACCGGGCGAGTGAAGTCAAGAGAAAATGGCATGAACTGAAACAGGCACAAAAACGGCCTGGCCCGTACTTGTCCAGCGTCCCTCAAAACCTCCCAGCCCTAATGCGGGCCCATCGCTTGAGTGAACGGGCCGGCCGGGTCGGTTTCGACTGGAGCCAACCTGCTCAGGTCCTTGAGACCCTGGAAAAGGAAATTGTCGAGCTGAAAGAGGCAGTCAGCGCACAGGATCAGAGCCGGGTGTCAGCGGAACTGGGAGACGTTCTCTTCACACTGACCAATCTGACCCGTCACCTGAAAGTTAACGCCGAGCAGGCCCTGCAGGCTGCCAACAACCGTTTTCAAAAACGTTTTGATTACATAGAAGAGAAGCTGGCCGCCCGAAAACAAAGGCTTGAAGAGGCAACCCTGGCCGAGATGGACCAGATATGGGAGGAGGCAAAGGCCAAAGGCCTGTGATGGCGATCAAGGCGCCGGAAAAACAAAAAAAAGGCGCTAACCCGATTCAGATTGGCGCCCTGAGGATTTGGGGTATATGATGAGCGGATTAGGTTTCAGTCACCGTAATGGCGTCTTCCTCACAGACCTCCACACAGGAATCACACCCTAAACACTCGTCCACGTTGACCGGCTCAGCCTTTCCATCTACCAATTCAAGGACGTCCACCGGGCATACTTCCACACATTCCTCACATCCGACACATTTTTCTTTATCCACTTCTACTTGCCAAGCCATATTCAATTTACCTCCTTACAAGTTAATAAATGTACTAGCCAGACCAGGATCCTTTCGACAGCCTCCTTGCAGGTGAACTCGCAAATCCTTTAAGGCATTGGTCTAATTGACTTGAACTCAAACCTTGGCCCTATCATCTGACAATTCAGCCGGGTATCAACTTCAAGCTTCATTCAGACCGAGAATTCTCAAGACTTCCAAGCCTGAATGCAGGTCAAAGTTGACTCATGACTTTTACAACAGGAGAATTGAGATTGTCAAGGACAAAAAAGTTCCTCGATTAAATAACTCATCTGGTTGATATTATAAATATTTTAACAGGAAAAAGAGCTTGTCTCCGGTGAAACAAGCCCTTTGGAGTGATCGTTGAGAAGCTGAACCCTAGGCCCTGACCTCCTCCTTGACTGCCACGGCTATCTTGTAAAGCACGGTTAAAACCGTAAAACCAATGGCATACACTCCCAGGGTGATGAAAAGCTCAGGAACCGTGGGAGAGTACTCGGTCACTTGGTGCATGGGATTGGGAACAAAACCGCCCGAGATAATCCCGAGTCCCTTATCAATCCAGATGGAGATAAAGATCATTACGCAGGCCAGGCCTAATAACCTTTCATTATGGCGCACCTGCTGAAGAATGAGGAGCAGGATGGCCACGAAGGCGAGCGACATGGAGGCCCACATGTACGGCCTGAGGATACCGTGGCCCTCGAGGCCGAAGAAGAGGTATTTAAAATGGTCCATGTGCTCCGGTATCTGGCTGTAGAACACGGTAAAAACTTCAAGGAAAAAGAAAAAGACGTTTACAATGGCGGCGTAGGTCACGATCCTGGCCAGCATTTGAATGGCTTTGGTGCCTGGGTCGAACTTGGTAAACCTTCTGATGATAAGTGACAGGATGATGAGAAGGGCCGGCCCGCCGGCAAAGGCGGAGGCTAGAAAGCGGGGCGCCATGATGGCTGTGAGCCAGTAACCTCGCCCGGGGAGGCCGGCGAAGAGAAAAGCGGTTACAGTATGGATGCTGATGGCCCAGGGAATTGAGAGATAAATAAGCGGTTTAATCCAGCGCGGGGGCCGAATCCCTTTCCGCTCAGCGGATAGTGTAATCCAGCCGATTACGATATTGAGCAGGAGATATCCATTCAGGACCATGACATCCCAGAACATGATAGAATTGAGCGTGGGATAGAGGAAGATATTTAAAAGCCTGAAAGGCCGGCCCAGGTCCACGAAGACGAACAGCATGCACATCAAGATCGCGGAGACAGCCAGGAATTCGCCCAGGATGGTTATGCGGCCGAACTCCTTGTAATTATGCAGGTAGTAAGGCAGGACGACCATGACCGCCGAGGCGGCCACGCCCACCAGGAAGATGAGCTGGGCGATGTAAATCCCCCAGGAAACGTCCCGGCTCATGCCAGTAGTACCTAAGCCAACATAAAGCTGGTAGAGAAAGCAGATAACTCCCACTCCGATTAAGGCTATTAAAGCGGTCATCCACCCGTAATATTTTTTGCTTCCGAACAAAGGTTTTTCTAGCATAGCGACCTCATATTACATAAAAAATATTTGGTCCGGTTCCAAGACCTGGTTTGCGCCGAATCGAGAACCGCTCCCTCAGGATTTTTCTGACCTCGGAGTTGGGGTCGTCCAGGTCACCAAAGACCAGGGCCTTCTCCTTACATGCCTCCACACATAATGGAATCTTACCGATAGCAAGTCTTTCGGCGCAGAAATTGCATTTCTCCACCACACCCTTGGCCCTGGTCGGGAAATCTGGATTAGTATCATCCAGATAGTTCCGCGGATTAAACCAGTTGAAGCTCCTTGAACCATAGGGACAGGCGGCCATACAAAAACGGCATCCAATGCAGCGATGGAAGTCCATCATGACAACCCCGTCCTCTTTCCGCTTAAATGTCGCCTGTGTCGGGCAAACCCTGACACAAGGAGGATTGTCGCAGTGGTTGCAGAGCACCATAAAAGGCTGGCGCTCTAAACGCTCGGCCAAATGTTCATGCTCCTGGGTCGGGAAGGCATGTTTGAAGTCTTCGTTCCAGATCCATTTTATCTCATGCTTAGCATTATTTATTTCCGGGACATTGTGACCGCGGTGGCAGGCAGTAATGCAGTCACGACAGTCGTCTCTGCACTTCTTCATATCAACGACCATGGCCCAGTGTGTCCCTTCCAGGGCCTCCTGATCCGTGGCGTAGGTTGGCTCACCTGCCTGGACGAGTGAATCTAAAACAGGCTTGGCACCCACTCCCAGCACGGACAGCCCGGCTATTTTCAGGAATTTTCTTCTGCTGCTTTCCATCACGTTTTCCCCTTTTCCGTCAAATGGCAATCCCAGCAATAAGGTAAGACCCCCAGATAGTTGTGACACTTGTCACAAAAATCAGCCTTGCTGGTATGGCAGTCCAAACAGGTATCGGTCAGACTCATTTTAAACGTCTTGCCATTTTTATTGGTATAGATTCGGTTGGCAACACGGACGACGTTGTCTCTCCAATTATTCAAAAGCTGCATGTGGGAAGCCTTCATATAATTCGTCGCCTCCACGCACGCTTTCTGGTCCTTGGGGTAGGGGCGCTCCGGTGTAGTCGAGGCCTTCCCCCGGTTATACCAGAACGGAAACGTTATCAGGATGAGAAAGATAACGAGCCCGGCCGTAATCTTGCCTCCATCATACATCCTCTTCATCCTCCATCTCTCCAAGGGGTTCGCGCCTGAGATCAAGTTCTCTCTTCTTTTCGCCCTTCATTATGAGCGCGTTGCCCAACAGTTCGTGAATGCCGCAGACACCGACCTCAGGAACCCAGTATTCCATCAAGGGTGGGAGAGTCACTCTGTCAATGGCGCAAATGCAGGCTAGCATATTCACGCCGTATTTTTGATGGACATAGTCCACGGCATTGGCCCTGGGGAAACCGGCCCGCAATCTCATCTCCATGTATTCCTCTGTATTCAGACCGGCCCCGCCTCCACAGCAGAATGTCTGCTCCTTGATGGTGTTTTCTGGCATTTCATAAAAATTATTGCAGATATTTTTGATTATGTATCGCGGCTCCTCAAGAAGCCCCATGGCCCTGGCAGGATTGCAGGAGTCATGGAAGGTGACCTTCAGGTGGTCATTGCGGCTCGGGTCCAGTTCCAGCCGGTTGTGCTTGATCAGATCGGCTGTAAATTCAGTGATATGAACCATCTTGGTTGAAGCGGTGTTGTCGAACCTCGTTCCAGTAATCGGGGAAACCGGCACCTCTAAGAAATCTGCCGGGCCGTTCATGGTATCCATGTACTGGTTGACGACGCGCCACATGTGGCCGCATTCACCGCCGAGAATCCATTTGACCCCCAGTCTCTCGGCTTCAGCATACATCTTGGCGTTTAACCTTTTCATGGCCTCATGCGAGGTGAACAGGCCGAAGTTTCCGCCTTCCGAGGCATAGGTGCTCCAGGTGTAATCAAGCCCGAGATACTCGAAGAGCATGATGTAACCCATAAGGGTGTAGATGCCCGGATCTGCGAAGACATCTCCGGAGGGCGTGATGAAAAGAATCTCAGCGCCTTTGCGATTGAAGGTCGGCTCAATCTTGAGGCCGGTGACCTCTTCGATATCCTCAACCATATACATGATATTGTCTTTGAAGGTGTGCGGCTTGAGCCCGAGGTGATTCCCGGTCAAAAAGCAGTTCGCAACCGGTTCGAGGATCCAGTTGATATTGCAGCCGACCTCGGTCAGGAGTTCCCGGCCCAGGATGGTGATTTCCGCCGTATCAATGCCATAGGGGCAGAAGACCGAACAACGCCGGCATTCGGTGCACTGGTAGAAGTAATCGAACCACTCCTTGACCACGTCCATGGTGAGCTCCCTGGCGCCGACCAGCTTCCCTAGTACTTTGCCCGATTTGGTGAAATGGTATTTATAGACCGACCTGAGAAGCTCACCCCTGAGGACAGGCATATTTTTAGGATCGCCGGAGCCGAGAAAGAACTGGCATTTGTCCGCGCAGGCGCCGCACCTGACGCAAATATCCATAAAAAGCCTTAGGGTCCGAAATTTACCCAATCGGTCTTCAAAACCGTCGAGGATGATCTCTTTCCAGTTGTCCGGAAGCTTCCAGTCCTCATCGGTGGGCGACCATTCCCTTGGATTCGGGAGATCAAGGATTTCCAGGGACTGGGGCTTGGTAGGATAGCAAAAACTGCCTGTTTTGAATTCCGCAGGCGTATCCATCCATCCCGTGCGTGGAGGTGTATAGTCTATCTTGGCTAGTTCTTCTGGTGCAGGAATTTCATCTGCCATTTTGTTCAATCCTTTTCTACTGGTATGTCAGCCTCTTTCATTAGCTCTCTAAAATCGTCCTCATACTCCTGGTAGGTATGGACCTTAACCGGGTAATTCCAGGGATTGATATGCCTGATGGCCCGGTTAGTATTTGCCAGGTTCCTGGTGGGACTCAAGAAAATCCCTCCGCTGTGCATCAGCTTACTGAATGGGAAATAGGCAATTAAAACACTGACATAAAACAGGTGGATGTAAAATAGATAGCTCACCCCGCTGATACCGTTTTCAGGCAGCTTGGGATGCAGGCCGGCCAGGCTGACGGCCAGCTCTCTGACGCTGATGACATCTACCTTGAAGAAATACCTCATCAGAATGCCGCTACCCGCGATGCAAAAGATCAGAAAGAGAGGAAAATAATCTGAGGCGAGAGAGATGTACCTGAGCTGCGGCACCACGACCCGGCGCACAAAGAGATAGCTTATGGCTGCAATCAAGGCAACACCGCTCATCATCCATACGGGCAGCCCCACTTCCATAAGCCCGTCCACGGTCTCGAGCCAGGGAATAAAAAAAGGCACCGGATCTAAGAAAAACCTTAAGTGCCTTATAATCACGGTCAAAAAAGCATAATGAAAAACCAGGCCCGCTAGCCAGAGCCATGGAAACCCACCATAAGCAAGCCTCGGGCCCTCTTTCAATTCAGACCTGGTCAGCTTGAACAGCGACCGGAAAACTAAAACCTCCAGCGCCATGCGGATGATTACTTCCAAGAGATTGCTGGGATTTTCAATTCTGTTCCGCTTGATCCAGGGAAGAGACTTCTGCTGGCCGCTGGTAGTGGGGATGCGAAACGGCACGGCAGACTTGCCCCATATTACCATCCGGTAAACGATACCTAAGATAAAAATAATGACAGCAGCGTACGGGATGATAATCCCAAAAAGATATTTGAGGTTCACCGCCGTCGTTCCGATCCAGGGAATCAAACCGATGACAACAACCGCGAAAAGTGAAAAAGCGACGTTCATACTTTGTTACCTCATTATTATGTAAGGCTTTCAGGCTAACTCCCGCCAGCTCCCGGCTTTTTTGACATTGTCCCGCGCCTCGGGCCATGCCCCGTGATCAAGTCTAGCCTGTTCATTTGAAGCTCTTTTATCTTGATCTTGTGAACTTTCTCACGACAGGACATATACACGTCAAAGGCGAGCAGGGCTAAATCGTCAATTCGGGATTCAAGTTCAAGCAACTCCTCAGAGATCCGCTTATCCTGGACCTCTTCATCCAGCTCCGCCCTGATTACCTGTTTGAGCAGGAAGATGAAGTCAAGGGCCGCAGAAGGTGAAAAGTCCTGAACAGCCCTGATCCTAATAATCTTGTCAAGACAGGCGGAGAGCTCATCAGGCTCGGCCTGCCTGTGAAGCGCGTCAAATATGGCTTCTATTTGCGTCGAAGCCGTATACCCTACCGGGTCGGCAAAGCGGTTTTTCTTCTTTTTCATGAATTTGGACATCTCAACCGAATACGTATCCGCGATCAAGGCAAACCACTTTTTAATTATGCCAGACCGTTTTTCCGCTAAAAGGTTTTCTAGGTCCATGTGAAAAATTTCCTATGGGGTTTGAAAAAAGATACCACTGCCCCACGACTCATCTGTTTCAAGCCGCGCACTCCCCGCTGGCCGGGAATAAACAGCGGTCGCACTCAGCGGCATTGATATCATATACCTTTAAATACGTCAACCCGAAAAAAGCTCCGGGGGGCCATCTTGTTTAAACGCAAGGCCTTCAAGCCCAGCCCGGACCGGCCTCTTTCAATCGGCCTGCCGGGCTTCGAGGGCCGCTTGAGCCAGATCCCCGACAATCCTGGTCTCGAGCCTTTTACCCTCATAAAGCAAGAAGCGTCCCTGATCCTCGACCAAGCCCTTAAGATCATCCTCAGCCTCAACCCACGTCATGCGGCCCAGGCACCAGCAGGCCAGGCCCCGCGCGCCAGAATCAGGATCGTTCAGACAATCAAGCACCAAATCACCGGCCTCCTCGACCAGGTCGGGACGAACCGGGGTGACCCGCGCGATGGCCCAGAGTGAGCCTCTCCGGAAGACTTCCTTCTCAATTTTTGAAATCACGATCGGGAAAAAGTCCTCCACCAGGTCCGGGTCATTTACGCAAATTTCGCCCAAGGCTTCGGGCGCGGACCAGCCGATGCTGCCAGAATCGTCATTGATCGTCCAGATCAGCCGGGCAATAACTTTCTCCAACAAAAAAGGATCCTCCCGGGCCACCCAGCCCATGGCTGTAACCGCTCGCCAGCGCATCAGTTCCTCAGTATCGAAAAGCAGCCGGTTGACAGCCCCAACGACCCGGCGATCCCGGGCTAAAAGGGTGAGAAACCCTTCCCGGTCGTTCTTTGCCAGCAGTTTGTAAACCTCAGATTTAAGGCTCATGAGCCGCTTTCCTTTGAGGTCTGCTCACAGCTTCCTTATGTTTGAACGCCAGGTCAATGAGCGCCTCGGCCCAGCGGGTCGTTCCCAAGGCGTGCAGGTGGGTATAAGTCCCGAGAACGTTATTAACGGCCAGCCCGTCCAGTCCTCGATCAAATCCGTAACCCCGCCGGACCTCGAAGACAAGATTCACCTCAGATGGCTCGTATTTCAAAGGCCGCGAGTAATGAAATTCGTGACCAACCAGTTCATGGCCTGCCGCATAGAAAGGGTTGGACTTCACAGCCTTCAGAATCGTATAACCGTGACCCTGTGGCCGACTTTCCAGCCCGAAGGTCACCGGAAACACGCCGGCCATGGGATAGGTCTTCTCCTTGACCACCATCTCCCGGCCCAGGTACATCAAGCCGCCGCACTCAGCGTAAATGGGCAGGCCGGCAGCAGCAGCCCGGTAAAGCTCCCGGCGCAGACCTTCGTTACCCGCCAGAATTTCCGCGTGAGTTTCAGGGAAGCCTCCGCCCAGGTAGAGCGCGTCAACCTCTGGCATGACAGCCATGGACAGAGCTGAGAAAGTGACCAGCTGTGCGCCCAGCCGCTCCAGAAGTTCTAGATTCTCCGGGTAATAAAACTGGAAGGCCGAATCCCGAATGACCCCGATCTTGACCTGGCCCCGAGGTTCAGGGGCTGGTCCGGGCCAGAGGCCGGGTGAGTAATCAAGGTCCGGAGCGCTGAGGGCTAACTCCCATAACCGTTCCAGGTCCAGGTGTTTTTGGGCTAAATCCGCCAGGGTCTTAATAACGACCCCTCCCGCAGGATGTTCCTGCGGCGGGATCAAGCCCAGGTGGCGTTCTGGCAAAAACTGATCCCTGGCCCTGGGGACGGCGCCAAGAATGGACAGACCGGTCTCGGCCTCAATGGTGGATCTGACCAGGGCCTCCTGCCTGGAAGTGGCCACCTGGTTGAGAATCACCCCGCCGATGTGCACCGCGGGATCAAAGTGCAGACATCCCAGCACCACCGCGGCCAGGGTTCGGGTGGCCTTGGTGCAGTCCACGACCAGGACCACGGGCGCGCCAAGAAGCTTGGCCAGGGCGGCGGTGGAATTAGTCCCCGCCTCATCAGTCCCGTCATAGAGGCCGCGGTTTCCTTCGATTAAAGCGCCGTCCAGATCGCGTCCAACCCGGCCGGTAAATGACTGCATCACCTTTTCGGCGGTCATGAGGTAGGCGTCTAGATTAAAACAGGGAAATTGAGCCGC
The sequence above is drawn from the Deltaproteobacteria bacterium genome and encodes:
- a CDS encoding HEAT repeat domain-containing protein is translated as MSLKSEVYKLLAKNDREGFLTLLARDRRVVGAVNRLLFDTEELMRWRAVTAMGWVAREDPFLLEKVIARLIWTINDDSGSIGWSAPEALGEICVNDPDLVEDFFPIVISKIEKEVFRRGSLWAIARVTPVRPDLVEEAGDLVLDCLNDPDSGARGLACWCLGRMTWVEAEDDLKGLVEDQGRFLLYEGKRLETRIVGDLAQAALEARQAD
- a CDS encoding 4Fe-4S dicluster domain-containing protein is translated as MESSRRKFLKIAGLSVLGVGAKPVLDSLVQAGEPTYATDQEALEGTHWAMVVDMKKCRDDCRDCITACHRGHNVPEINNAKHEIKWIWNEDFKHAFPTQEHEHLAERLERQPFMVLCNHCDNPPCVRVCPTQATFKRKEDGVVMMDFHRCIGCRFCMAACPYGSRSFNWFNPRNYLDDTNPDFPTRAKGVVEKCNFCAERLAIGKIPLCVEACKEKALVFGDLDDPNSEVRKILRERFSIRRKPGLGTGPNIFYVI
- the dsrJ gene encoding sulfate reduction electron transfer complex DsrMKJOP subunit DsrJ → MYDGGKITAGLVIFLILITFPFWYNRGKASTTPERPYPKDQKACVEATNYMKASHMQLLNNWRDNVVRVANRIYTNKNGKTFKMSLTDTCLDCHTSKADFCDKCHNYLGVLPYCWDCHLTEKGKT
- a CDS encoding cobyrinate a,c-diamide synthase → MNVSYPRLAVAALRGGGGKTTISMGLLAAWRSKGRRLVPFKKGPDYIDAGWLARAAQFPCFNLDAYLMTAEKVMQSFTGRVGRDLDGALIEGNRGLYDGTDEAGTNSTAALAKLLGAPVVLVVDCTKATRTLAAVVLGCLHFDPAVHIGGVILNQVATSRQEALVRSTIEAETGLSILGAVPRARDQFLPERHLGLIPPQEHPAGGVVIKTLADLAQKHLDLERLWELALSAPDLDYSPGLWPGPAPEPRGQVKIGVIRDSAFQFYYPENLELLERLGAQLVTFSALSMAVMPEVDALYLGGGFPETHAEILAGNEGLRRELYRAAAAGLPIYAECGGLMYLGREMVVKEKTYPMAGVFPVTFGLESRPQGHGYTILKAVKSNPFYAAGHELVGHEFHYSRPLKYEPSEVNLVFEVRRGYGFDRGLDGLAVNNVLGTYTHLHALGTTRWAEALIDLAFKHKEAVSRPQRKAAHEP
- the dsrM gene encoding sulfate reduction electron transfer complex DsrMKJOP subunit DsrM, which codes for MNVAFSLFAVVVIGLIPWIGTTAVNLKYLFGIIIPYAAVIIFILGIVYRMVIWGKSAVPFRIPTTSGQQKSLPWIKRNRIENPSNLLEVIIRMALEVLVFRSLFKLTRSELKEGPRLAYGGFPWLWLAGLVFHYAFLTVIIRHLRFFLDPVPFFIPWLETVDGLMEVGLPVWMMSGVALIAAISYLFVRRVVVPQLRYISLASDYFPLFLIFCIAGSGILMRYFFKVDVISVRELAVSLAGLHPKLPENGISGVSYLFYIHLFYVSVLIAYFPFSKLMHSGGIFLSPTRNLANTNRAIRHINPWNYPVKVHTYQEYEDDFRELMKEADIPVEKD
- a CDS encoding (Fe-S)-binding protein, translating into MADEIPAPEELAKIDYTPPRTGWMDTPAEFKTGSFCYPTKPQSLEILDLPNPREWSPTDEDWKLPDNWKEIILDGFEDRLGKFRTLRLFMDICVRCGACADKCQFFLGSGDPKNMPVLRGELLRSVYKYHFTKSGKVLGKLVGARELTMDVVKEWFDYFYQCTECRRCSVFCPYGIDTAEITILGRELLTEVGCNINWILEPVANCFLTGNHLGLKPHTFKDNIMYMVEDIEEVTGLKIEPTFNRKGAEILFITPSGDVFADPGIYTLMGYIMLFEYLGLDYTWSTYASEGGNFGLFTSHEAMKRLNAKMYAEAERLGVKWILGGECGHMWRVVNQYMDTMNGPADFLEVPVSPITGTRFDNTASTKMVHITEFTADLIKHNRLELDPSRNDHLKVTFHDSCNPARAMGLLEEPRYIIKNICNNFYEMPENTIKEQTFCCGGGAGLNTEEYMEMRLRAGFPRANAVDYVHQKYGVNMLACICAIDRVTLPPLMEYWVPEVGVCGIHELLGNALIMKGEKKRELDLRREPLGEMEDEEDV
- a CDS encoding RsbRD N-terminal domain-containing protein, yielding MDLENLLAEKRSGIIKKWFALIADTYSVEMSKFMKKKKNRFADPVGYTASTQIEAIFDALHRQAEPDELSACLDKIIRIRAVQDFSPSAALDFIFLLKQVIRAELDEEVQDKRISEELLELESRIDDLALLAFDVYMSCREKVHKIKIKELQMNRLDLITGHGPRRGTMSKKPGAGGS